The following are from one region of the Capsicum annuum cultivar UCD-10X-F1 chromosome 1, UCD10Xv1.1, whole genome shotgun sequence genome:
- the LOC107879191 gene encoding arp2/3 complex-activating protein rickA — protein MGVNLALFKNLIVVIIVVIMAMENEGNWVTANGTWAGSKYQIECTMCAACDNPCATPSPPSPQPPSPPPPSSSNNCPPPPSPPSSGGNYYYSPPPPPPSSSSGGGGGNYYYSPPPPGGSIGNYYPPPYQNYPSGPPPPPPNPIVPYFPFYFYNPPPPSQSAAFKLTVYSSKSYFFVTAFIALFIFL, from the coding sequence ATGGGAGTAAATTTAGCTCTTTTCAAGAATCTAATTGTGGTCATCATAGTGGTGATAATGGCTATGGAAAATGAGGGTAATTGGGTAACTGCAAATGGGACTTGGGCAGGTTCAAAGTACCAGATTGAATGTACAATGTGTGCAGCATGTGACAACCCATGTGCCACCCCATCTCCGCCATCACCTCAGCCACCCTCTCCTCCGCCGCCATCTTCCTCCAATAATTGTCCTCCACCACCGTCCCCCCCTAGCTCCGGTGGAAACTACTACTACTCTCCACCGCCGCCACCGCCCTCTTCCTCCTCCGGTGGCGGCGGCGGCAATTACTACTACTCACCACCTCCTCCTGGTGGATCAATTGGTAATTACTATCCTCCACCCTACCAAAATTACCCTTCTGGCCCTCCACCTCCACCTCCAAATCCAATTGTTCCCTATTTCCCATTTTACTTCTACAATCCTCCACCGCCTTCACAATCTGCTGCTTTCAAGCTCACTGTTTATTCTTCTAAATCTTATTTTTTTGTCACTGCGTTCATTGCCTTGTTCATTTTCCTTTGA